From bacterium, one genomic window encodes:
- a CDS encoding carboxypeptidase-like regulatory domain-containing protein, which yields MSKIYGLTFRLAILFAGLFLASSAWAVVGSIYFQDESGDPIGEAELTIISQDGTSSELKTDKNGYANVEEGTYTIRIRHKSREMIKKGVTVRPNETSNVTFTAEKPFSYSRRPLKPGTNVSFQPQVESLDDVTRTASSSRTTLTVRDTSGNVVFSDATDEKASQALLDKTNDGLVQSLDINSYGAGVNIGLGSFGGGSALSSNKLSGFASRNSFASSAEDSSGGGSGRRLFYPYVSFMVSPADVDLEFVNPTNPAGVQQRFSGDGTILGVGVGVLFFFCDDCNWFGTGEYRYDTIVDMDMNVSPAFRANNAVVTKQDFVFDYESHLVEGIVGYNFEHFAPFGGVRGTFRTIGLDANLEADGSAAFPGFSVIGTLSFAEVLEENTIEGVAGIDFRAGHFIAGVEASFDGNNYRVRARTGFGF from the coding sequence ATGTCAAAGATTTATGGGCTAACTTTTCGGCTTGCCATACTGTTTGCCGGTCTGTTTTTAGCTTCTTCGGCCTGGGCAGTAGTCGGGTCGATTTACTTTCAGGATGAATCAGGGGATCCCATTGGAGAAGCTGAGCTCACCATCATTTCGCAGGACGGTACTTCGTCCGAGTTGAAGACTGACAAGAATGGCTACGCAAATGTGGAAGAAGGAACTTACACAATAAGAATCCGTCACAAATCTCGCGAGATGATAAAGAAAGGCGTTACAGTCAGACCAAATGAAACAAGTAACGTTACGTTTACGGCGGAAAAACCTTTTTCGTACTCCAGACGTCCGCTGAAACCGGGAACCAATGTAAGTTTCCAGCCTCAAGTTGAATCATTGGATGACGTGACGCGCACCGCGTCTTCGTCAAGGACTACACTCACAGTCAGGGATACATCCGGAAACGTCGTGTTTTCAGACGCCACAGATGAGAAAGCGAGCCAGGCGCTTCTCGACAAAACAAACGACGGACTTGTACAGTCACTTGACATCAACTCCTATGGCGCAGGAGTGAATATCGGACTCGGTAGCTTTGGCGGCGGTTCCGCGTTAAGCAGCAACAAGCTCAGCGGTTTCGCATCGCGGAATTCATTTGCAAGCAGCGCTGAAGATTCCTCCGGCGGTGGATCAGGGCGAAGACTGTTCTATCCCTACGTTTCTTTCATGGTTTCACCGGCTGATGTGGATCTCGAATTTGTCAATCCGACTAATCCGGCAGGGGTGCAACAACGGTTTAGCGGAGATGGAACAATTCTGGGCGTCGGCGTCGGCGTTCTCTTCTTTTTCTGTGATGACTGCAACTGGTTTGGAACGGGGGAGTACCGGTATGACACGATTGTCGATATGGATATGAATGTCAGTCCGGCGTTTAGAGCGAATAACGCTGTCGTAACAAAACAGGACTTCGTTTTCGATTACGAATCACATCTTGTGGAAGGGATTGTTGGCTACAACTTTGAGCATTTTGCTCCCTTTGGAGGCGTCCGCGGTACTTTTCGAACAATTGGCCTGGACGCAAATCTTGAGGCGGATGGTTCGGCCGCCTTTCCGGGATTCAGCGTAATTGGAACGCTTTCCTTTGCGGAAGTACTTGAAGAAAACACGATTGAAGGCGTTGCCGGAATCGATTTCCGCGCAGGCCATTTCATCGCGGGGGTTGAGGCGAGCTTTGATGGAAACAACTATCGCGTCAGAGCACGCACCGGATTTGGATTCTAA
- a CDS encoding S8 family serine peptidase has protein sequence MLGKLRLVFWFAFLVACLAPSGEQFADGSGGSGPLSPCPECEDIAKRLAEAEKKQNDLMDEKERSMDRWNDLLKRSVKLGIEIGDTKALLEKETDPVKKDSLQKKLDKLETEDADVGKEMEALNWKIPGLTEEIYAKSKEIDNLKKELEDCEKKCKGQKPEKVTDQEEQFFTVTLSVGPCAPGSRELRISVPPGGTPVITDGRPNLFSTSGGINNPVDIPNGPVNTPPFTGDFRDPTTTSEPLGNYLDITTKDAQTFFTPNHNVFGGFTFNNPHWGPTEEFRIRPGTNKAESSSLTALIIGDDKKKEETPQDPAPEPPDEKKDQPVLTGEEGFKVTIEVIVRGQNVDEAVKDALLQIQELIPDLPNVAGSTKDSQTGHQDNPNHLKTGSDGFIEFTNQQVHVQSKIAQANRSLTRDVGIQDSFKVDATPTDSTIVAFDAVPNEFLTKVGYQLPKLGSQVSIRQIFTDGQHIFTNFEYPNTLTSQLQDSFSRLSNVSYIEVNPCRGPEDVPNDPYFHSKASWKQNFDDQWAIKRVGYTSEQDSPWNIKLKKNPVVVAVVDSGLDWNHQDISWDNIWSNSKEIPENGRDDDKNGYVDDFIGWDFYQRTTTPWDHNGHGTFVTGIIAATPGNKEGIAGINPNAKIMVLKALNGLGHSRASYIAEAIIYAANNGARVINLSVGGYELTKTEQLAVDFARSKGSVIVVAAGNKAVDISKYSPAGLRDVLTVAASDVQDQRAVYSNFGEIDLAAPGNDVLSLRARRTDLLLDIPGVQYTAGTSYVGVDKRYYRASGSSFSAPIVSGTAALLFSIYPELTNEEVERMLVQSARDADVPGKDKHTGYGILDARAALKADRKFFLNAEINNVQVVSKEGKQLVQVSGTAYADQFKNAHLEIGMTKKPTSWKKVSADLKQSVRNKVLGFIPPTELAGSAEWTVRLVLEHQNGKTREGWFYLKLN, from the coding sequence ATGCTTGGAAAACTGAGATTAGTCTTCTGGTTCGCGTTTCTAGTTGCATGCCTGGCTCCTTCCGGAGAACAATTCGCAGACGGCTCAGGGGGCTCCGGCCCTCTGAGTCCTTGTCCGGAATGTGAGGATATTGCCAAGCGATTGGCTGAAGCCGAAAAGAAACAAAACGACCTTATGGATGAAAAAGAACGAAGTATGGACAGATGGAATGACTTGCTCAAGAGGTCGGTCAAATTAGGTATTGAAATTGGGGATACAAAGGCTCTGCTTGAGAAGGAAACGGATCCAGTCAAAAAGGATTCACTTCAAAAAAAACTCGACAAACTGGAAACCGAGGACGCTGACGTCGGTAAAGAAATGGAGGCGCTTAACTGGAAGATTCCCGGGTTAACAGAAGAAATCTACGCAAAGTCGAAGGAAATCGATAATCTCAAAAAGGAGCTGGAAGATTGTGAGAAAAAATGCAAAGGACAAAAGCCGGAAAAAGTAACGGATCAGGAGGAACAGTTTTTCACTGTCACCCTCAGCGTGGGTCCGTGTGCTCCTGGAAGCCGGGAGCTCCGAATCAGCGTGCCACCCGGAGGAACACCGGTAATCACTGATGGCAGGCCGAACTTGTTTTCCACTTCCGGCGGCATTAACAATCCTGTTGATATCCCGAATGGCCCGGTAAATACACCGCCATTTACAGGTGATTTTCGTGATCCGACTACCACAAGCGAACCGTTGGGCAATTACTTAGACATAACGACCAAAGATGCTCAAACGTTTTTTACTCCGAATCACAATGTCTTCGGTGGATTCACTTTTAACAATCCACATTGGGGACCCACCGAGGAATTCCGGATTCGACCGGGAACTAACAAAGCTGAATCGAGCAGCTTAACTGCATTAATTATCGGTGACGATAAGAAAAAAGAGGAGACGCCTCAAGATCCGGCGCCCGAACCGCCAGACGAAAAGAAGGATCAGCCTGTACTCACCGGTGAAGAGGGCTTCAAAGTAACAATCGAAGTTATCGTGCGCGGACAAAACGTTGATGAAGCTGTAAAAGATGCACTCCTCCAGATTCAGGAGTTGATCCCTGATTTGCCGAATGTTGCCGGAAGCACAAAAGACTCGCAGACCGGTCATCAGGATAACCCGAATCACCTCAAAACCGGATCGGACGGATTCATAGAATTCACTAATCAACAAGTTCATGTGCAATCAAAAATTGCTCAGGCGAATCGCAGCTTAACTAGAGACGTGGGAATTCAAGACTCGTTCAAAGTCGACGCAACGCCAACGGACAGCACCATTGTTGCCTTCGATGCAGTACCGAATGAATTTCTCACGAAAGTCGGGTACCAGTTGCCAAAACTAGGATCGCAAGTTTCAATTCGGCAGATCTTTACCGACGGACAACATATTTTCACGAATTTTGAATACCCGAACACTCTCACATCACAATTACAGGACTCTTTCAGCCGGCTAAGCAATGTTTCCTACATCGAAGTGAATCCGTGCCGCGGACCGGAGGATGTGCCAAACGATCCCTATTTCCACTCGAAAGCATCGTGGAAGCAAAACTTTGATGATCAATGGGCTATCAAACGCGTGGGTTATACAAGTGAACAAGATTCACCGTGGAATATCAAGCTCAAAAAGAATCCTGTTGTGGTAGCCGTTGTTGATAGTGGACTGGACTGGAATCACCAGGATATTTCCTGGGACAACATATGGTCGAACTCGAAAGAGATTCCGGAGAACGGAAGAGACGATGATAAGAACGGCTACGTGGACGATTTCATTGGCTGGGATTTTTATCAGAGAACGACTACGCCATGGGATCACAATGGCCATGGCACGTTTGTTACCGGAATCATTGCAGCAACACCAGGCAATAAAGAAGGAATTGCCGGTATCAATCCAAACGCGAAGATCATGGTCTTGAAGGCTCTCAACGGTCTTGGCCATTCGCGAGCTTCGTACATTGCGGAAGCGATCATTTATGCAGCCAACAATGGCGCGCGTGTAATCAACTTAAGCGTGGGAGGCTACGAGCTTACCAAAACAGAACAACTGGCCGTGGATTTCGCGCGGTCCAAAGGATCAGTTATTGTTGTTGCTGCCGGAAATAAAGCCGTCGATATCAGCAAGTACAGTCCCGCAGGTTTAAGAGACGTGCTTACAGTCGCGGCTAGCGACGTTCAGGATCAGAGGGCCGTTTATTCCAATTTTGGTGAGATCGATCTTGCAGCGCCCGGAAATGATGTTTTGAGTCTTCGTGCCAGACGAACCGATCTTTTACTCGATATCCCCGGAGTGCAATACACTGCGGGAACCTCTTATGTTGGTGTAGATAAGAGGTATTACCGCGCCAGTGGATCTTCTTTCTCCGCGCCGATTGTATCCGGTACAGCCGCTTTACTTTTTTCGATTTATCCGGAGTTAACAAATGAAGAAGTAGAACGGATGCTAGTTCAATCTGCCAGAGACGCCGATGTGCCTGGAAAAGACAAACACACCGGTTACGGGATATTGGATGCGAGGGCCGCATTAAAAGCTGATCGCAAATTCTTCTTGAATGCTGAGATTAACAATGTCCAGGTCGTTTCCAAAGAAGGCAAACAGCTGGTTCAGGTCAGCGGCACGGCCTACGCCGATCAGTTCAAGAATGCGCATCTGGAAATCGGAATGACAAAAAAACCCACTTCATGGAAAAAGGTCTCTGCAGATCTAAAACAATCCGTGCGAAATAAAGTTCTCGGTTTCATACCGCCAACCGAACTTGCAGGATCAGCAGAATGGACAGTCCGCCTGGTATTGGAACACCAAAATGGAAAGACTCGCGAAGGGTGGTTTTATCTGAAACTGAATTAG
- a CDS encoding S8 family serine peptidase, which yields MYRFFSNLLRIYLSIFLIIPTTLLEAGEVTPICDKCDSITIEVDRSDSAFTGGLITVPVAPSGAQNRNGPAVVTITVKVKATEQVLEAGTKVNHPVSDANLLIPSFQSSPLPWEGVKDEETAHDEDSIQLVTDLDGNATFILPIVTQQVLFKTDQSTAAPIILLSKEVLHARSVVEKASKENYNEPVYRLVDDAFKEGDIEVLYAVVDSIAAQPETKNKKLKEDVLNYVLDKIAILEDPEGYVVRASYEQQAKNFPSRYGNQFLMGSTRQAPLMLRDFRIAELMHQKALLNLLKEKEKDAPADSVFTPAQDDLESALKRLDEIGSEIAELNRTMPYAINVFAYSERQKKLARIAELEAERDRILTIPGIPVNDLWRQARDRKIDGLIEQSKIVAQNNKTLESALEVLDDAYDDLFVIPSEGMEIDMDYRTQKYRDAEQVVNLARDEYLKSLNTDALLSTEVDGVPLWRIITEIEQSDKSDQEKHRLIDEALGDAIDRLDENINEQIAHLTQLRTFDELTDEFRLRVYDSLFDRAAAHYSQYYGPMAGAIFGAMRSTFQAQEADDEYWKLILRGGEAVAMAVTIPFPVVGLGVALVSVTLEGGRTYYVWTDLASARDAVEAGGLDQRSLYTYEQDFSTQRFAFGFSVALLPLDVFGAAIALKQAKLARAERAAAQTAKEGSVLTEPVTEIAGPAAKPRVEDDVVTAKPPEKTEVAARNPEDNIGTAPPPDKTSVVTKRAEDDIGTSPPPEKTEVAPKRSEDDVVTAKPEKTEVTVRNPQAPVTAARSDLIPTKDLNDLWDAGKKYRDAKKAKDAAAAEEALQEIQEIARRYKGKKVVVPTGEGKHIEVIIDDYVGSGELGLVFGVRRPDGTLIDDMVIKIFHNPKAENAGELAAIGQKEGAELLGAIPGQPIYYPGVRAADLEGMPPVLLLQKYAEGWRPASGKLTKEQMHQLMATDEFLTSLNIISEDGHLGNRLFKEGEKYAGYGESDRLAKVDVDTGVVEGRRLEMAMNPHENHIPSLEAIPTTIGRYEHLRDARNFKRAMWERWGFIKYVEIGKDANGRPIFKLIDEGKVDLDIVKQYDPDLVTDVYKRVGTDPSGKPIYAPDPAFAPKLATTPPAPSPVPAVSGTSKVPAKVDVPVNLDLSPVKGLIVIIRKAPGITDEDKSALDQLTPYLDHSFELPDHNFQALRFSPELEDAIRKIIEKIPNVERVEINFVRSEASPNDPYFFSRSSWKQSYDDQWAIKRAGFTAGEDSVWNLVKNGSPVTIAVIDTGLDWNHKDISWSNLWNNHDEAPGNNRDDDRNGYVDDRIGWNFVEKNNRPWDHGGHGTFVTGVIAAAHNNGIGIAGVSPNAQIMVLKALNSFGHTRASYIAEAIIYAANNGARVINLSLGGNNLTRTEQMAVDYAHSKGVVIVVAAGNEAIDISNYSPAGLNNVIAVAASDVKDSRAVYSNYGDGIDISAPGDDVLSLRARRTDLLRDIRGVRYEIGSSYVGKDKRYYRASGTSFAAPIVAGAASLLFSMNPKLSNEDVERMLLHSAIDLDAPGKDQHTGYGVLNMKAALNADPKFFLIPEIDSVAVVRKEGQPFVQVTGTADANQFQRGHIEIGAGKKPAQWKKINGELNRPVRDGVLGTIPAAELSGSREWTIRLVVEHQNGNAREGWFFLNLQ from the coding sequence ATGTACCGATTCTTTTCAAATCTCTTAAGAATCTATCTTTCCATCTTCTTAATCATTCCTACTACATTGTTAGAGGCTGGAGAAGTCACGCCGATCTGCGACAAATGCGATTCCATAACAATAGAGGTTGACCGGAGCGACAGCGCATTCACGGGAGGTTTGATCACGGTGCCGGTTGCTCCGAGCGGCGCGCAAAATCGAAACGGACCCGCGGTTGTCACGATCACCGTCAAAGTCAAGGCGACAGAACAGGTCCTTGAGGCGGGAACAAAAGTTAATCATCCTGTTTCAGATGCGAATCTCCTCATTCCTAGCTTTCAATCGTCACCTCTCCCATGGGAAGGTGTCAAGGATGAAGAAACTGCCCATGATGAGGACTCGATTCAGCTGGTAACCGATCTGGATGGCAATGCCACATTCATCTTGCCGATCGTTACACAACAAGTTTTATTCAAAACAGATCAGTCCACTGCAGCTCCGATAATCCTGCTCAGTAAAGAAGTGCTGCACGCGCGCAGCGTGGTTGAGAAAGCATCAAAAGAAAACTACAACGAGCCGGTGTACCGCCTGGTTGACGATGCCTTCAAAGAAGGCGACATCGAAGTTCTTTATGCGGTGGTTGATTCCATTGCCGCGCAACCTGAAACAAAGAATAAGAAGCTGAAAGAAGATGTTCTGAACTATGTGCTGGATAAAATTGCCATCCTGGAAGATCCCGAAGGTTACGTGGTACGAGCTTCCTATGAACAGCAAGCAAAAAACTTTCCTTCACGATACGGAAATCAATTTCTAATGGGGTCAACCCGGCAGGCTCCTTTGATGCTGCGCGACTTCCGAATCGCAGAGCTGATGCATCAAAAGGCTTTGCTGAATCTTCTGAAGGAGAAAGAGAAAGATGCTCCCGCTGACAGTGTCTTTACGCCTGCACAAGATGACTTGGAAAGCGCGCTGAAACGTCTGGATGAAATTGGAAGCGAAATCGCAGAGTTGAACCGGACGATGCCTTATGCCATCAACGTGTTCGCCTACTCCGAACGTCAGAAGAAACTGGCCCGCATCGCTGAGCTGGAGGCGGAAAGGGACCGAATACTAACCATTCCAGGCATCCCGGTCAACGATTTGTGGCGCCAGGCTCGCGACAGGAAAATCGACGGTCTTATTGAGCAATCCAAAATCGTAGCGCAAAACAACAAGACTCTTGAGAGCGCTCTTGAAGTTCTTGACGATGCTTATGACGACCTATTCGTCATCCCATCTGAAGGGATGGAAATAGACATGGACTATCGAACTCAGAAATACAGAGATGCTGAGCAGGTAGTGAACCTGGCGCGAGATGAATACCTGAAATCTCTCAATACGGATGCCCTTTTGAGTACGGAAGTAGATGGTGTTCCGCTTTGGCGCATCATCACTGAAATCGAACAAAGCGACAAGAGTGATCAGGAAAAACATCGTTTGATAGATGAGGCTCTTGGCGACGCCATTGACCGTCTCGATGAAAACATCAATGAGCAGATTGCCCATCTCACTCAACTTCGGACTTTTGATGAATTGACGGACGAGTTTCGGCTGCGAGTTTACGATTCTCTTTTTGACCGGGCTGCCGCTCATTACTCGCAGTACTACGGACCGATGGCTGGCGCCATCTTTGGAGCGATGCGGTCCACATTTCAGGCACAGGAAGCTGACGATGAGTACTGGAAGCTGATTCTCCGCGGCGGTGAAGCCGTGGCGATGGCGGTCACCATTCCATTTCCAGTGGTTGGATTGGGCGTGGCGCTGGTGTCCGTTACTCTGGAAGGAGGCCGCACTTATTACGTTTGGACAGACCTTGCTTCCGCAAGAGATGCTGTTGAAGCAGGAGGACTGGATCAACGAAGCCTCTACACTTACGAACAGGACTTCAGCACTCAGAGATTTGCTTTCGGGTTTAGTGTTGCGCTTTTGCCTCTGGACGTCTTTGGCGCTGCCATTGCGCTCAAGCAAGCAAAGCTTGCGAGAGCGGAAAGAGCCGCTGCGCAAACAGCAAAGGAAGGGTCTGTACTAACCGAGCCCGTTACTGAAATTGCCGGTCCAGCTGCAAAACCACGGGTAGAGGACGATGTTGTTACCGCCAAACCTCCTGAAAAAACCGAAGTAGCAGCGCGCAATCCTGAAGACAATATCGGGACCGCACCACCTCCAGACAAAACTTCAGTGGTAACCAAGCGCGCAGAAGATGATATAGGGACTTCCCCACCTCCTGAAAAAACCGAAGTCGCACCGAAACGCTCAGAAGATGATGTAGTGACTGCAAAACCTGAAAAAACCGAAGTGACGGTGCGGAATCCGCAAGCTCCGGTCACTGCGGCGCGATCGGATCTTATTCCAACAAAAGATCTCAATGATCTTTGGGACGCGGGTAAAAAGTACAGAGACGCAAAGAAAGCAAAAGATGCTGCTGCCGCGGAAGAGGCATTGCAAGAAATTCAAGAAATTGCCCGGCGGTACAAGGGGAAAAAAGTCGTTGTACCAACCGGAGAAGGAAAGCACATAGAGGTAATCATTGATGATTACGTGGGAAGCGGAGAACTTGGGCTCGTTTTTGGTGTACGACGCCCCGATGGCACTCTAATTGACGACATGGTCATCAAAATCTTCCATAATCCAAAAGCGGAGAACGCGGGCGAGTTAGCGGCCATAGGACAAAAAGAGGGAGCTGAGCTTCTTGGAGCGATACCGGGCCAGCCGATTTATTATCCAGGCGTCCGTGCCGCAGACCTGGAAGGGATGCCGCCGGTTCTTCTGCTTCAAAAATACGCGGAAGGATGGCGTCCCGCATCAGGGAAATTAACGAAAGAGCAAATGCATCAACTAATGGCAACGGATGAGTTTCTAACGAGTTTAAACATCATTTCGGAGGATGGACACCTGGGAAACAGGTTATTCAAAGAAGGAGAAAAGTATGCAGGGTATGGTGAAAGCGACCGTCTAGCAAAAGTGGATGTTGATACTGGAGTTGTCGAAGGACGCCGCTTAGAGATGGCAATGAACCCGCACGAAAATCATATCCCAAGCCTGGAAGCAATACCCACCACGATCGGAAGATACGAGCATCTTCGAGATGCGCGCAACTTCAAAAGGGCAATGTGGGAAAGATGGGGCTTCATTAAATATGTGGAGATTGGAAAAGACGCCAACGGGCGTCCGATTTTCAAACTGATCGATGAAGGCAAAGTCGACCTGGATATTGTAAAACAGTACGATCCCGATCTGGTTACGGATGTTTACAAGCGTGTTGGTACGGATCCAAGCGGAAAACCGATCTACGCTCCCGACCCGGCGTTTGCGCCAAAGTTGGCGACGACACCCCCGGCGCCATCGCCTGTTCCTGCTGTTTCCGGAACATCGAAGGTTCCAGCCAAGGTCGATGTTCCCGTCAATCTCGATCTTTCACCGGTGAAGGGTCTGATTGTGATTATCAGGAAAGCGCCGGGAATTACAGATGAAGACAAATCGGCTCTTGATCAACTCACTCCATATTTAGATCACTCCTTTGAGCTACCCGATCACAATTTTCAGGCACTCCGATTTTCACCCGAATTAGAAGACGCTATCCGGAAAATTATTGAAAAGATTCCGAACGTCGAACGTGTAGAAATCAATTTCGTTCGCAGTGAGGCTTCACCGAACGATCCGTATTTCTTCAGTCGTTCGAGCTGGAAACAAAGCTACGATGACCAGTGGGCCATCAAGAGAGCCGGCTTCACAGCGGGAGAAGACTCCGTCTGGAATCTTGTAAAGAACGGCAGTCCCGTAACAATTGCGGTAATCGATACGGGACTGGACTGGAACCACAAGGACATTTCCTGGAGCAATCTCTGGAACAATCATGATGAAGCTCCGGGAAACAACAGAGATGATGACCGAAACGGCTACGTGGACGATAGGATCGGTTGGAACTTCGTTGAAAAAAACAACAGACCATGGGATCACGGCGGACACGGAACGTTCGTGACAGGAGTGATCGCGGCCGCGCACAACAATGGTATCGGCATTGCCGGCGTGAGTCCCAATGCACAAATCATGGTGCTCAAAGCGCTCAATAGTTTTGGTCATACCCGCGCTTCTTATATTGCGGAAGCAATTATTTATGCTGCAAACAATGGCGCGCGTGTCATCAATCTGAGTTTAGGAGGCAATAACCTCACGCGAACCGAACAGATGGCGGTCGACTATGCCCATTCTAAAGGCGTCGTGATTGTGGTTGCCGCCGGAAATGAAGCGATTGACATAAGCAACTACAGCCCGGCGGGCCTCAACAACGTGATCGCGGTTGCTGCAAGTGACGTCAAGGATAGCAGAGCCGTCTATTCCAATTATGGTGACGGAATTGACATCTCCGCACCGGGCGATGATGTGCTAAGTCTGCGCGCGAGACGAACCGATTTGTTGAGAGATATCCGCGGCGTTCGATATGAGATTGGATCATCCTATGTCGGCAAAGATAAAAGATATTACCGTGCCAGCGGAACTTCTTTCGCTGCTCCGATCGTCGCAGGAGCTGCGTCCTTGCTGTTTTCGATGAATCCAAAGCTGAGTAATGAAGACGTGGAGCGAATGCTGCTGCATTCGGCAATAGATCTGGATGCTCCCGGGAAAGATCAGCACACAGGTTACGGTGTACTGAATATGAAAGCCGCGTTGAATGCCGATCCGAAATTTTTCCTGATCCCGGAAATCGATAGCGTAGCTGTAGTGAGAAAAGAGGGTCAGCCTTTTGTTCAAGTAACCGGTACTGCCGATGCGAATCAGTTTCAAAGGGGCCATATAGAAATAGGCGCCGGGAAAAAACCGGCGCAATGGAAAAAGATCAACGGGGAACTGAACCGCCCAGTGCGGGACGGTGTGCTAGGCACGATTCCCGCAGCGGAGTTAAGCGGATCAAGAGAATGGACGATTCGCCTGGTCGTTGAACACCAGAACGGAAATGCGCGCGAAGGCTGGTTCTTCCTGAACCTGCAGTGA